In Actinoplanes derwentensis, the following proteins share a genomic window:
- a CDS encoding sulfotransferase domain-containing protein — protein MLNRAIMFAKQHSPDSVRVVARRAQLEAHNFRLRVSVPVADRCEFTNVYHCAVRKTASQWVKSVFSDPVVYRHSGLATYDPRYYGWKDPRVVPPNRIGLSLYFSHKRFSKMPKPDSHRAFFIYRDPRDLVVSSYFSTRDSHTPMGDVLEVRAILREKSKKEGMLHLIDHLAKKGMFSAVRSWVDAPPSENVRLVRYEDLTGDDQLAEMDALMRHCGIAVPRPELAGLLDKYSFSRMNDRKKAGGVSHYRKGCPGDWRNHFDDDLTQAFANATGNLMDKLGYDRESRPISN, from the coding sequence ATGTTGAATCGCGCGATCATGTTCGCCAAGCAGCACTCCCCCGATTCCGTGCGGGTTGTCGCACGCCGCGCGCAGCTCGAGGCGCACAACTTCCGGCTCCGGGTCAGCGTTCCGGTGGCGGACCGTTGCGAGTTCACGAACGTCTATCACTGTGCGGTTCGCAAGACGGCCAGCCAGTGGGTGAAGTCGGTGTTCAGCGACCCGGTGGTGTACCGGCACTCCGGCCTGGCCACCTACGATCCGCGCTACTACGGCTGGAAGGATCCGCGGGTTGTCCCGCCGAACCGGATCGGCCTGTCGCTGTATTTCTCGCACAAACGGTTCAGCAAGATGCCGAAGCCGGACTCCCATCGGGCTTTCTTCATCTACCGGGATCCGCGCGACCTGGTCGTCTCCAGCTATTTCTCGACCCGTGACTCGCACACCCCGATGGGCGACGTGCTCGAAGTCCGCGCAATCCTACGGGAGAAGTCGAAGAAGGAGGGAATGCTCCATCTGATCGACCACCTGGCCAAGAAGGGCATGTTCTCCGCGGTCCGCTCCTGGGTCGACGCGCCACCGTCGGAAAACGTCCGGCTGGTGCGCTACGAGGACCTGACCGGCGACGACCAGCTCGCCGAGATGGACGCGCTGATGCGCCACTGCGGAATCGCCGTCCCGCGCCCGGAGCTGGCCGGGCTGCTCGACAAGTACAGCTTCAGCCGGATGAACGACCGCAAGAAGGCCGGCGGCGTCTCGCACTACCGCAAGGGTTGTCCCGGCGACTGGCGCAACCACTTCGACGACGACCTGACCCAGGCCTTCGCGAACGCGACCGGCAACCTGATGGACAAGCTCGGTTACGACCGGGAATCACGCCCGATCAGCAACTGA
- a CDS encoding enhanced serine sensitivity protein SseB C-terminal domain-containing protein, which yields MSGGLVPFPGNVLEAVLFDVWRGMVPPEALLMAVADHPVWVPLPERPDGSGGGLPGILIDGAPYIAVYTSVEQLAVAGVAELRRVRLNGRQLSSRTAQGSGFAVNPGCRVGMPLPAAAVDQLRGPQPGQERGPRPGRERRVRLRHPHPPPRELLNALIAEFHRTPAVLEARIVLSAGDDEPGTLVVGIRPDRGIGTWLADSRDAVRRASRTILLAYTVDGLFLDEPGGVVVDWMIQETEPFYRRW from the coding sequence GTGAGTGGGGGTCTGGTGCCGTTTCCTGGCAACGTTCTGGAGGCTGTTCTGTTCGATGTCTGGCGGGGGATGGTGCCGCCGGAAGCTCTGCTGATGGCCGTCGCCGATCATCCGGTCTGGGTTCCGCTGCCGGAACGGCCGGACGGCAGCGGGGGTGGGCTACCCGGCATCCTGATCGACGGGGCGCCCTACATCGCCGTCTACACCTCCGTCGAACAGCTCGCGGTCGCTGGTGTGGCGGAGCTTCGGCGGGTTCGGCTCAATGGGCGGCAACTGTCATCGCGTACCGCGCAAGGGTCTGGATTCGCCGTCAATCCGGGGTGCCGGGTCGGGATGCCGCTGCCGGCGGCGGCCGTCGACCAGCTTCGAGGGCCACAGCCGGGCCAGGAGCGGGGGCCACGGCCGGGCCGGGAACGGCGTGTGCGCCTCAGGCATCCGCATCCCCCGCCGCGGGAACTGCTGAACGCGCTGATCGCCGAGTTCCACCGGACCCCGGCCGTACTGGAAGCCCGGATCGTGCTCAGCGCCGGTGACGACGAGCCGGGCACCCTCGTCGTCGGGATCCGGCCGGACCGCGGTATCGGCACCTGGCTCGCGGACTCGCGAGACGCGGTGCGGCGGGCGTCCCGGACGATCCTGCTGGCCTACACCGTGGACGGTCTGTTCCTCGACGAGCCGGGCGGCGTCGTCGTCGACTGGATGATCCAGGAAACGGAGCCCTTCTATCGTCGATGGTGA
- a CDS encoding LacI family DNA-binding transcriptional regulator yields MSRATLRDVAKLAGVSVATASKALNGQPQVRAETRDRVVRAAEQLSFSPNTLAQGLITQRSGTVGLLTSDLEGRFSIPILMGAEDAFGSDQTSVFLCDARGDTIREKHHLRALLSRRVDGLIVVGARPDSRPSLGELPIPVVYAYAPSDNPGDISLVTDNVGGGRTAVDHLIRCGRRRIAHITGDPGYGAAQDRARGALERLAEENLELSGGEVWFGMWSEAWGRGATRMLLDRDPGVDAIFAGSDEIARGVLDVLHEERIDVPSQVAVIGFDNWSVLAANSRPPLTTIDLNLEQLGRIAAQRLSAAMEGHPASGVETFPVRLITRESTAPLR; encoded by the coding sequence TTGTCACGAGCCACCCTTCGAGACGTCGCCAAGCTGGCCGGCGTCTCGGTTGCGACCGCTTCCAAGGCGCTCAACGGCCAGCCGCAGGTGCGGGCGGAGACCCGGGACCGCGTCGTCCGTGCCGCCGAGCAGCTCTCCTTCTCCCCGAACACCCTCGCCCAGGGCCTGATAACCCAGCGCAGCGGTACGGTCGGGCTGCTCACGTCCGACCTGGAAGGCCGCTTCTCCATCCCGATCCTGATGGGTGCCGAGGACGCGTTCGGCTCCGATCAGACATCGGTGTTCCTCTGTGACGCGCGTGGCGACACGATCCGGGAGAAACACCACCTGCGGGCGCTGCTGTCCCGCCGGGTCGACGGGTTGATAGTGGTCGGCGCCCGTCCGGACAGCCGCCCCTCACTGGGGGAACTGCCGATCCCGGTGGTGTACGCGTACGCGCCGTCCGACAACCCCGGCGACATCTCCCTGGTCACCGACAACGTGGGCGGCGGCCGGACCGCGGTGGACCATCTGATCCGCTGTGGCCGCCGCCGGATCGCGCACATCACCGGTGACCCCGGCTACGGCGCCGCCCAGGACCGGGCCCGCGGCGCCCTGGAGCGGCTCGCCGAGGAGAACCTGGAACTGTCCGGCGGCGAGGTGTGGTTCGGCATGTGGTCCGAGGCGTGGGGCCGCGGCGCCACCCGCATGCTGCTCGACCGCGATCCGGGCGTGGACGCGATCTTCGCCGGCTCCGACGAGATCGCCCGCGGTGTCCTCGACGTGCTGCACGAGGAGCGCATCGACGTGCCGTCGCAGGTCGCGGTGATCGGTTTCGACAACTGGAGTGTGCTGGCCGCTAACTCCCGCCCGCCGCTGACCACCATCGACCTCAACCTGGAACAGCTCGGCCGGATCGCCGCCCAGCGCCTGTCCGCCGCGATGGAGGGCCACCCGGCCTCCGGCGTGGAGACCTTCCCGGTCCGCCTGATCACCCGCGAGTCCACAGCCCCACTGCGCTAG